The nucleotide window AACTGGAAATCAGCCCTAACCTCTGGGCTGGCGTAGGCCTGGTTCGCGGAGGGGCGGGAACGGCTCTGGTGGGTGACGGCGAAACCGTCGCCGCAAGAATGCAGGAGTATGCCGATCTGGGGATAGAAACCTTTATTCTTTCCGGCTATCCGCACCTTGAGGAGGCGTATCGCGTCGGCGAACTACTCTTCCCTCATCTGGATTTAGCGGTGCCTGAAGTGCCACAGCCTCGCGTCGTTTCCGCTCATGGTGAAGCGGTAGCAAACGATTTCACACCGCAAAAAGTTTCTCAGAGTCAGAGGTGAAGATGAATAAGCCGCTTTCACGTTTGGCTAATCAGCTGGTGCCCTGGGCGCTTCCGGTGCTGCTGATTGTGGTCTGGCAGATTGCCTCTCAGGCTGGCTGGCTTTCCACGCGGATCCTGCCCTCTCCTGAAGCCATTCTGATCACTTTCTGGAAGCTCTCTGCCAGCGGCGAGCTCTGGCAGCATCTTGCCATCAGCAGCTGGCGGGCAGCCGTAGGCTTCACCATCGGCGGTTCGATTGGCCTGATACTGGGGCTGATCACCGGGATGTCGCGGCTTGGCGAACGCCTGCTGGATACCTCGGTACAGATGTTGCGTAACGTGCCGCATCTGGCGCTGATCCCACTGGTGATCCTCTGGTTTGGTATTGACGAGTCAGCCAAGATTTTTCTGGTGGCGCTCGGGACAATGTTCCCCATCTACCTGAATACTTATCACGGTATTCGTAACATCGACCGTGGGCTGGTTGAGATGGCCCGCAGCTATGGCCTCTCTGGCTGGAGCCTGTTTATTCAGGTGGTGTTGCCGGGCGCCCTGCCCTCGATCATGGTAGGCGTACGTTTTGCGCTGGGCCTGATGTGGCTGACGCTGATCGTGGCAGAAACCATTTCCGCTAATTCAGGAATCGGTTATCTGGCGATGAATGCCCGCGAGTTCCTGCAAACTGACGTGGTCGTGGTGGCCATTATTCTCTATGCCCTGCTCGGAAAACTGGCTGATGTCAGCGCGCTGTTACTGGAACGCGTCTGGCTGCGCTGGCATCCCGCTTATCAACTGAAAGAGGACAACGCATGAGCGAGTTAACGCCTTCTCCGGCACGCCTCAATGCCGGAACGCCGCTGGTGATCGGCGGCGTCAGCAAGCAGTACAGAGACCGGACGGTCCTGAATAATATCGATCTGCATATTCCCGCCGGACAGTTTGTGGCGGTTGTGGGCCGCAGCGGCTGCGGGAAAAGTACGCTGTTGCGCCTGCTAGCGGGCCTGGAGAAGACCACGTCAGGGAGTTTACTTGCCGGAAACGCGCCGCTCAGTGATGCGCAGGATGACACCCGCCTGATGTTTCAAGATGCAAGATTGCTGCCCTGGAAAAGTATCATTGATAACGTCGGGCTGGGCCTCAAGGGCAAGGCCTGGAAACAGAACGCGCTGGAGGCGCTGGAAGCTGTAGGGCTGGCCGACCGGGCGAAAGAGTGGCCAGCCGCGCTTTCCGGCGGGCAAAAGCAGCGCGTGGCGCTGGCCCGTGCACTGATCCATCGTCCTGGTCTGCTGCTGCTGGACGAACCGCTGGGCGCGCTGGACGCCCTGACCCGTATTGAAATGCAGGATTTGATCGAGTCGCTCTGGCAGAAGCACCACTTTACCGTACTGCTGGTGACGCATGACGTCAGTGAAGCGGTAGCGATGGCTGACAGGGTGCTGCTGATAGAGGAGGGAAATATCGGGCTGGATCTGCAGGTGGATCTTCCTCGTCCACGCCGCAAAGGATCGGTGAGGCTGGCAGAGCTGGAGGCAGAAGTGCTGGATCGGGTGATGAAGCGTTCGCCGGCGGCAGCGGAAAAACGTTACGCTCAGCGGTGATAAAAGAGGTCAGCAGGTTAGCCTTGAAAGGCTATTACTGAACCTGAAGCGCGGCGAACATAATCGGCTCACAAGTGTGGAAGTAAAACTATGCTGGCGTAATCTGCCGTAAAGATGTGCAATAAAAAACGTGCTGGCATGGCTGGCATAAGCTGCTCACAAAGACGCAAAAAGCGTCATCCCTGACAGCTCGGGCCGCGCCGTCCATGGCGCGGCACGCTTTGTTCCCAGCTTATGCCAGCCACGCTTCACGTCCAGCGATAGCCTTTAAAAGGCAGTAAAGTCATCAGTGCTTAAGTTGAGCAATTTCCTGTTTAAAGCAGATAAGTCATCCGTGCTCAAGTTCAGCAATTGCCTGTCTTAAGCAGAAAAGTCATCCGTGCTTAGTTCGGCTATTGCCTTTCAGGGGCGGATTCTTATCCGCCCCTTTACTCAACGAATATCAGGCATTCAGCGCTTTACTGATTTTCTCGTAAAGATCGCCAGAGAGTTTATCCAGCCCTTTCAACTGCTCCAGCGCCTTACGCATCAGCGCCTGACGGCCAGCATCATAGCGTTTCAGACGAATCAACGGTTCAATCATCCGTGCCGCAACCTGTGGATTACGCGTATTCAGATCGGAGAGGATCTCCACCAGGAACTGATAA belongs to Erwinia pyri and includes:
- the ssuC gene encoding aliphatic sulfonate ABC transporter permease SsuC, with the protein product MNKPLSRLANQLVPWALPVLLIVVWQIASQAGWLSTRILPSPEAILITFWKLSASGELWQHLAISSWRAAVGFTIGGSIGLILGLITGMSRLGERLLDTSVQMLRNVPHLALIPLVILWFGIDESAKIFLVALGTMFPIYLNTYHGIRNIDRGLVEMARSYGLSGWSLFIQVVLPGALPSIMVGVRFALGLMWLTLIVAETISANSGIGYLAMNAREFLQTDVVVVAIILYALLGKLADVSALLLERVWLRWHPAYQLKEDNA
- the ssuB gene encoding aliphatic sulfonates ABC transporter ATP-binding protein, coding for MSELTPSPARLNAGTPLVIGGVSKQYRDRTVLNNIDLHIPAGQFVAVVGRSGCGKSTLLRLLAGLEKTTSGSLLAGNAPLSDAQDDTRLMFQDARLLPWKSIIDNVGLGLKGKAWKQNALEALEAVGLADRAKEWPAALSGGQKQRVALARALIHRPGLLLLDEPLGALDALTRIEMQDLIESLWQKHHFTVLLVTHDVSEAVAMADRVLLIEEGNIGLDLQVDLPRPRRKGSVRLAELEAEVLDRVMKRSPAAAEKRYAQR